Proteins from one methanogenic archaeon mixed culture ISO4-G1 genomic window:
- a CDS encoding A1A0 archaeal ATP synthase subunit F AhaF, translating into MEIAVLGSEEFTLGFRLAGIRRVFVANPDNYQEKMLEAMSQQTIGILAVDAKDLDNLPQNLRHKVMDSIQPVVVAVGGSDDDLREKVKRAIGVDLYKNEDD; encoded by the coding sequence ATGGAAATCGCAGTATTGGGAAGTGAGGAGTTCACACTCGGATTCAGGCTTGCCGGAATCAGGCGCGTATTCGTAGCAAACCCAGATAACTATCAAGAAAAGATGCTGGAAGCAATGTCCCAGCAGACAATAGGTATCCTCGCAGTAGATGCGAAGGACCTCGACAATCTCCCCCAGAACCTCAGGCACAAGGTCATGGATTCGATCCAGCCTGTGGTCGTTGCAGTCGGAGGATCGGATGACGATCTCCGCGAGAAGGTCAAGAGGGCGATTGGCGTAGATTTATACAAGAATGAGGATGATTGA
- a CDS encoding A1A0 archaeal ATP synthase subunit E AhaE yields MALNNVTAEINSIADSKVQEIQAQTAQEIHRIQEETEKKIAGLKESEDKRLADTLARMDRQEASSAELESKKVVLAKKKEILSEVFDETLKELETASADVKLAQYKSMVAYAKTIIDSPKAIMSENDKFTAKQLGVKSVEQDSRIVAGLILQSEDGQIEIDMQYSALLRTVWDRGIKDVSDILFG; encoded by the coding sequence ATGGCATTGAACAACGTGACCGCGGAGATCAACTCCATCGCAGACTCGAAGGTGCAGGAAATCCAGGCCCAGACGGCTCAGGAGATCCACCGCATCCAGGAGGAGACGGAGAAGAAGATCGCCGGGTTGAAAGAAAGTGAAGACAAGAGGCTCGCGGATACCCTCGCACGCATGGACCGCCAGGAAGCCTCCAGCGCAGAGCTGGAGAGCAAGAAGGTCGTCCTCGCGAAGAAGAAGGAGATCCTCTCGGAAGTCTTCGACGAGACGCTCAAGGAGCTCGAGACAGCGTCGGCCGATGTAAAGCTGGCACAGTACAAGAGCATGGTAGCGTACGCGAAGACCATCATCGACTCGCCCAAGGCCATAATGTCGGAGAACGACAAGTTCACCGCCAAGCAGCTGGGAGTCAAGTCGGTCGAGCAGGACAGCAGGATCGTCGCAGGACTCATCCTCCAGAGCGAGGACGGTCAGATCGAGATCGACATGCAGTACTCCGCACTCCTCCGCACCGTATGGGACCGCGGCATCAAGGACGTGTCCGACATTCTCTTCGGGTGA
- a CDS encoding A1A0 archaeal ATP synthase subunit K AhaK → MAAAEAAGMIAIGAGLAVGLAGIGTGLAQKDIGAAAVGAITEDSKMLGKALMFMVLPETIVIFGLVIAILAIFTM, encoded by the coding sequence ATGGCAGCAGCAGAAGCAGCAGGAATGATCGCAATCGGAGCAGGACTGGCAGTCGGACTCGCCGGTATCGGAACAGGTCTGGCACAGAAGGACATCGGAGCAGCAGCAGTCGGAGCAATCACAGAGGACTCCAAGATGCTGGGAAAAGCACTGATGTTCATGGTGCTCCCTGAGACTATCGTTATCTTCGGACTGGTTATCGCTATCCTTGCAATCTTCACAATGTGA
- a CDS encoding A1A0 archaeal ATP synthase subunit C AhaC, giving the protein MFGLSKSKGNYAYTATRAKAMKSLLIKEDDYNKMLQLSVSELARATAEAGYQKEITDLADKTEGVDLVERATYMYTANTFKALLKGAQGELYTLMAAYLQKWDNWNIKVILRGKSYGLPVDEIRADLVPAGNLSTEDLERLIALESSEDILAAYSKAESVDIPTELLAEYKATGNLGHIEDYIDKFQYIRLLKVIPTNSIPTRMFSEYIRQEVDIRNLETILKLKIEGVDGEKIMEYIIPGGKQIDMKLAKQLADAKTVQDTYPDLAQLDFYDYIKELIDAGNMTVRDLLLRTKRYEIDEAKKFSQEYPLSILPVIDYMVNMEKEARNIRTIARGIESGLDKETIKGLLVI; this is encoded by the coding sequence ATGTTCGGGCTCAGCAAGAGTAAAGGCAACTACGCATACACCGCAACCAGAGCGAAAGCGATGAAGTCGCTTTTGATCAAGGAGGACGACTACAACAAGATGTTGCAGCTCAGCGTCAGCGAGCTCGCCCGCGCGACCGCGGAGGCAGGATATCAGAAAGAGATCACCGACCTCGCGGACAAGACGGAGGGCGTCGACCTGGTCGAGCGTGCCACCTACATGTACACGGCGAACACCTTCAAGGCTCTCTTGAAGGGTGCACAGGGAGAACTCTACACCCTGATGGCCGCATACCTGCAGAAGTGGGACAACTGGAACATCAAGGTCATACTCCGCGGCAAATCGTACGGTCTGCCGGTCGACGAGATCAGAGCTGATCTGGTCCCCGCCGGTAACTTGAGCACCGAAGATCTAGAGAGACTCATCGCACTTGAATCGAGCGAAGACATACTGGCAGCCTACTCCAAGGCAGAGTCCGTCGATATTCCCACAGAGCTCCTGGCCGAGTACAAGGCAACAGGCAACCTGGGGCACATCGAGGACTACATCGACAAGTTCCAGTACATCAGGCTCCTGAAGGTCATCCCGACCAACTCGATCCCCACCCGCATGTTCTCAGAGTACATCAGGCAAGAGGTCGACATCAGGAACCTCGAGACGATACTGAAGCTGAAGATCGAGGGTGTCGACGGGGAGAAGATCATGGAATACATCATCCCCGGAGGAAAGCAGATCGACATGAAGCTGGCAAAGCAGCTTGCCGACGCCAAGACCGTTCAGGATACATATCCCGATCTCGCCCAGCTCGATTTCTACGACTACATCAAGGAACTGATCGACGCAGGAAACATGACCGTTCGCGATCTTCTCCTGCGCACAAAGAGATACGAAATTGACGAGGCCAAGAAGTTCTCACAGGAGTACCCCTTGTCCATCCTCCCCGTCATCGACTACATGGTCAACATGGAGAAAGAGGCGAGGAACATCAGGACGATCGCGAGAGGTATCGAGAGCGGACTCGACAAAGAGACTATCAAAGGATTGCTGGTGATCTGA
- a CDS encoding A1A0 archaeal ATP synthase subunit I AhaI: MFLPESMSRIVIVGANSCIDETIDVLYDLEKVHLIDHTVDADEGFTLGTPRPYSSKTAERLLKVRAMEKDLGVNKHTKTQTISESEIRSQITSDSVESVEKDVRVVLDKRNDLNQRITELNAKKKSLELLVRLPIDLDMYSGYRSICSMVGTVERDPTQAFADLGEIFVSMDKKNGSVVAAFVKNDDRMKAQSILSEYGFSEMPLPEGKGSAKAALDSVDSQLETLNKELEVVQKETEVLFEKHKHFLRASDEALSGDAEKGTLPVRIATTKYAFVMDAWVPTKDVEGVKNVIEDKIPAVYVEIEEDRSRRQEDSDSQEDRFKTVPTKMKHGKTTKLFEYPTRMMSIPKYNEVDPTVLIAIFLPLFFGFMVGDVGYAIPFIILGAYGLKFAKNPDWRAIATVLFFGGIWAFIFGFFFFGEALGMHFIGPEEFVEGTVTYTWAGLLGLDNLHLFFEQFLIHGHGVGKIDPEFVGMLLRLSVYVGVVHLAIGYLVAIYNKTVQHGFKHGFLEKGGPFLIFIGVVLLGYGVGFWLIMQTLTLDDAMPFIGVAAVFIAIGAVIVAKSEGAMSILIETVDAFGNILSYTRLVAIGMSKAGMALAFNYIAFGMIAGIDPNPAVASEIGIVMLVVALLLFCVLHLMIWTLAILSGGLHALRLQLVEFMIKFYEGEGTEFTPLKIKHIKTVSDIKAKEA; this comes from the coding sequence AAGGATCTGGGTGTCAACAAGCACACCAAGACCCAGACGATTTCAGAGAGTGAAATCAGGAGCCAGATAACATCTGACAGCGTCGAATCTGTCGAGAAGGACGTTAGGGTCGTTCTCGATAAGAGGAATGATCTCAATCAGAGAATCACCGAGTTAAACGCAAAGAAGAAGAGTCTCGAGCTCCTTGTAAGACTACCTATCGACCTTGACATGTACTCCGGTTACAGGAGTATCTGTTCGATGGTCGGAACCGTGGAGAGAGACCCCACCCAGGCATTCGCTGATCTGGGTGAGATCTTCGTTTCCATGGACAAGAAGAACGGCAGCGTCGTGGCAGCGTTCGTCAAGAACGATGACAGGATGAAGGCCCAGAGCATCTTGTCCGAGTACGGTTTCAGCGAGATGCCCCTGCCGGAAGGCAAGGGATCGGCGAAAGCCGCCCTGGACAGCGTCGACAGCCAGCTGGAGACACTGAACAAGGAACTCGAGGTAGTACAGAAGGAAACAGAGGTTCTTTTTGAGAAACACAAGCATTTCCTCAGAGCATCCGACGAGGCTCTGTCAGGCGACGCCGAGAAGGGTACCTTGCCCGTAAGGATCGCCACTACGAAGTACGCGTTCGTAATGGACGCGTGGGTCCCCACAAAGGACGTCGAGGGCGTCAAGAACGTCATCGAGGACAAGATCCCTGCAGTCTATGTGGAGATCGAGGAGGACCGCAGTAGGAGACAGGAAGATTCGGATTCACAGGAGGACAGATTCAAGACCGTGCCCACCAAGATGAAGCACGGCAAGACCACCAAGCTTTTCGAATACCCCACAAGGATGATGTCGATCCCCAAGTACAACGAGGTCGACCCCACTGTGCTCATCGCCATCTTCCTCCCGCTGTTCTTCGGATTCATGGTCGGAGATGTCGGTTACGCCATCCCCTTCATCATCCTGGGGGCATATGGACTCAAGTTCGCCAAGAACCCGGACTGGCGCGCAATCGCGACCGTTCTGTTCTTCGGAGGAATCTGGGCGTTCATTTTCGGGTTCTTCTTCTTCGGAGAGGCTCTCGGAATGCACTTCATTGGGCCCGAAGAGTTTGTAGAAGGTACGGTCACATACACCTGGGCAGGACTGCTGGGACTTGACAACCTACACCTGTTCTTCGAGCAGTTCCTGATTCACGGACACGGAGTCGGAAAGATCGATCCCGAGTTCGTAGGAATGCTGCTCAGGCTTTCAGTGTACGTCGGAGTCGTCCATCTCGCGATCGGATACCTCGTCGCCATCTATAACAAGACTGTACAGCACGGATTCAAGCACGGATTCCTCGAGAAGGGAGGACCTTTCCTCATCTTCATCGGAGTCGTACTGCTTGGTTACGGCGTCGGATTCTGGCTGATCATGCAGACTCTGACCCTCGATGACGCAATGCCGTTCATCGGAGTCGCTGCCGTGTTCATAGCCATCGGAGCCGTTATCGTCGCTAAGTCTGAAGGCGCGATGTCGATCCTGATCGAGACGGTCGACGCGTTCGGAAACATCCTTTCATACACTCGTCTGGTCGCTATCGGAATGTCCAAGGCCGGAATGGCACTGGCATTCAACTACATAGCGTTCGGAATGATCGCAGGCATCGATCCCAACCCCGCAGTGGCGTCCGAGATCGGAATAGTCATGCTCGTCGTAGCTCTGTTACTGTTCTGCGTCCTGCATCTGATGATTTGGACTTTGGCTATCCTCTCCGGAGGACTGCACGCGTTAAGGTTGCAGCTCGTCGAGTTCATGATCAAGTTCTATGAGGGAGAGGGAACCGAGTTCACACCCCTCAAAATCAAACACATCAAAACCGTTTCAGATATCAAAGCAAAAGAGGCATAA
- a CDS encoding DNA polymerase II small subunit, producing MKDEILSAAMSRGIFFSPDAMEMILSNNKPMEFVNTVFAHLSKNTMFVDKQDIMDCIAGDKVLFESPKEIKPNNRFTSDLTVVKGTDITGESTCEGKVNDFAQYFKARYYTMRRLIEKRNDFGKASSIERAKSTFDREIRLVGIVYDKSTTKNGHTILSIEDDTGMIKVFISKDSPLSGELFVDDEVIGIEGKFNSRMEMIMADKIVRPDIPKNNTWEVTDTTSKIIFLSDVHVGSSTFLEPQWEKMVRWLKDNALEQNINYLVFPGDVVDGIGVFPDQDKELDIPDIYLQYEKLAEYLKEIPDHIKMVVHPGNHDAARPAEPQPALNSVFTKGFDSNILMLGNPVYLNVEGRTVLTYHGKSIDDWVSAVRGLTYEDPLRVMKEMCVRRHLAPIYGQKNALAPEKKDYMAMEFIPDIFVSGHVHGAGQLQYNGARLINASTWQSQTEYQRMHNFNPDPAIMPMVDLGTGKVEMKDFN from the coding sequence ATGAAGGACGAGATCCTATCGGCGGCCATGAGCAGGGGCATATTCTTCTCCCCCGACGCTATGGAGATGATACTCTCCAACAACAAGCCGATGGAGTTCGTCAACACCGTCTTCGCCCACCTGTCCAAGAACACCATGTTCGTGGACAAACAGGACATCATGGACTGCATCGCGGGGGACAAGGTGCTCTTTGAATCGCCGAAGGAGATCAAGCCCAACAACAGGTTCACCTCCGACCTGACGGTCGTCAAGGGTACCGACATCACGGGAGAATCCACCTGCGAGGGGAAGGTCAACGACTTCGCCCAGTACTTCAAGGCGAGATACTACACGATGAGGAGGCTCATCGAGAAGCGCAACGATTTCGGGAAGGCCTCCAGCATCGAGAGGGCCAAGAGCACCTTCGACAGGGAGATCCGCCTGGTCGGCATCGTTTACGATAAGAGTACGACGAAGAACGGCCACACCATCCTAAGCATCGAGGACGACACCGGGATGATCAAGGTCTTCATCTCCAAGGATTCGCCGCTCTCGGGAGAACTGTTCGTGGATGACGAGGTCATCGGTATCGAAGGCAAGTTCAACAGCAGGATGGAGATGATCATGGCCGACAAGATCGTCAGGCCGGACATCCCCAAGAACAACACCTGGGAGGTCACGGACACCACGTCGAAGATCATCTTCCTGTCCGATGTCCACGTGGGCAGCAGCACCTTCCTGGAGCCCCAGTGGGAGAAGATGGTCAGGTGGCTGAAGGACAACGCCCTGGAGCAGAACATCAACTATCTGGTGTTCCCCGGTGACGTCGTCGACGGTATCGGAGTGTTCCCGGACCAGGACAAGGAACTGGACATCCCGGACATCTATCTCCAGTACGAGAAGCTGGCGGAGTATCTCAAGGAGATCCCCGACCACATCAAGATGGTCGTCCACCCGGGGAACCATGACGCCGCCCGCCCGGCGGAGCCGCAGCCTGCGCTCAATTCGGTGTTCACCAAGGGATTCGACTCGAACATCCTGATGCTCGGAAACCCCGTCTATCTGAACGTGGAGGGAAGGACCGTCCTGACATACCACGGGAAGAGCATCGACGACTGGGTCTCGGCGGTCCGTGGTCTGACCTACGAGGACCCGCTGAGAGTCATGAAGGAGATGTGCGTCAGGAGGCACCTTGCGCCCATCTACGGCCAGAAGAATGCGCTGGCTCCCGAGAAGAAGGACTACATGGCGATGGAGTTCATCCCGGACATATTCGTCTCCGGGCATGTCCACGGGGCCGGACAGCTCCAGTACAACGGGGCCCGCCTGATCAACGCATCCACCTGGCAGAGCCAGACCGAATACCAGAGGATGCACAACTTCAATCCCGATCCTGCGATCATGCCTATGGTGGATCTCGGGACCGGCAAGGTCGAGATGAAGGATTTCAACTGA
- a CDS encoding A1A0 archaeal ATP synthase subunit B AhaB has translation MAAKKATKDNAAPAGVSKEYKTVSQIAGPLIYVKNTEPVGYKEMVNIRLSDGTTRRGQVLDSSDEVVVVQVFEGTSGIDRDASVRFLGETMKMPVSRDMLGRILSGSGQPLDGGAPIVPEKELEINGAAINPWARDSPSDFIQTGISTIDGMNTLVRGQKLPIFSASGLPHNEIALQIARQAKVRGENEEFAVVFIAMGITNEEKQMFMKEFERTGALKNAVVFLNLADDPAVERTLTPRLGLTTAEYMAFDLGMQVLVIMTDITNYCEALRQIGAAREEVPGRRGYPGYMYTDLAQLYERAGRIKGKKGSITQIPILSMPGGDITHPIPDLSGYITEGQIVLSMDLHRNGIYPPINVSSSLSRLMGGGTGKGKTREDHKGVSDQLYAAYAEGKDLRGLVAIVGKDSLSAKDRKLLDFADLFEDRFVRQGLEEDRSIEETLDLGWELFTALDIDQITRIDRKYIEQYLPKKA, from the coding sequence ATGGCAGCAAAGAAAGCAACGAAAGACAATGCAGCCCCCGCAGGAGTCAGCAAGGAGTACAAGACCGTCTCCCAGATCGCCGGACCTCTCATCTACGTCAAGAATACGGAGCCCGTCGGATACAAGGAAATGGTCAACATCAGGCTCTCCGACGGAACCACCAGGAGGGGACAGGTCCTCGATTCCTCGGATGAGGTCGTCGTCGTCCAGGTGTTCGAGGGAACATCCGGAATCGACAGGGACGCATCCGTAAGGTTCCTGGGCGAGACGATGAAGATGCCCGTTTCCAGGGACATGCTCGGAAGGATCCTCTCCGGATCCGGACAGCCCCTCGACGGCGGTGCACCCATCGTCCCCGAGAAGGAGCTCGAGATCAACGGAGCCGCCATCAACCCGTGGGCAAGGGACTCGCCTTCTGATTTCATCCAGACAGGTATCTCCACCATCGACGGAATGAACACCCTGGTCAGGGGACAGAAGCTCCCTATCTTCTCCGCCTCAGGACTTCCCCACAACGAGATCGCTCTCCAGATCGCTCGTCAGGCAAAGGTCCGCGGAGAGAACGAGGAGTTCGCCGTCGTGTTCATCGCCATGGGTATCACCAACGAAGAGAAGCAGATGTTCATGAAGGAGTTCGAGAGAACCGGAGCCCTGAAGAACGCTGTCGTCTTCCTGAACCTGGCGGACGACCCCGCTGTAGAGCGTACCCTGACACCCCGTCTGGGACTCACCACCGCGGAGTACATGGCATTCGACCTCGGTATGCAGGTGCTGGTCATCATGACCGATATCACCAACTACTGTGAGGCACTGCGTCAGATCGGAGCAGCTCGTGAAGAGGTGCCCGGAAGGCGTGGATACCCCGGTTACATGTACACCGATCTGGCACAGCTGTACGAGCGTGCCGGAAGGATCAAGGGAAAGAAGGGATCCATCACTCAGATCCCCATCCTGTCCATGCCCGGAGGAGACATCACCCACCCGATCCCCGACCTGTCCGGTTACATCACCGAGGGACAGATCGTTCTGTCCATGGACCTGCACAGGAACGGTATCTACCCGCCGATCAACGTTTCATCATCCCTCAGCCGTCTGATGGGAGGAGGAACCGGTAAGGGCAAGACCCGTGAGGACCACAAGGGAGTATCCGATCAGCTCTATGCGGCATACGCAGAGGGTAAGGACCTCCGTGGACTGGTCGCAATCGTCGGAAAGGACTCGCTTTCCGCAAAGGACAGGAAGCTCCTGGACTTCGCGGACCTGTTCGAGGACCGCTTCGTAAGGCAGGGACTCGAGGAGGACCGTTCCATCGAAGAGACCCTCGACCTCGGTTGGGAACTGTTCACCGCTCTCGATATCGATCAGATCACCAGGATCGATCGTAAGTACATCGAGCAGTACTTGCCCAAGAAGGCTTGA
- a CDS encoding A1A0 archaeal ATP synthase subunit D AhaD has protein sequence MGAHDVTPNRSVLLQLKSRIKLTQGGHKVLKMKRDGLIIEFFEILEKARQMRAGVSSDYENAMKTITIARAVEGEVAVRSAAYALKADPQVNVTSKSIMGMVVPKVEADHIHVVMTEKGYGVISTSAYIEAASIAFEKLLETIVRAAEVETTMKKLLDEIEKTKRRVNALEFKIIPELKESERFIKFSLEEMERENTTRLKHLKKA, from the coding sequence GTGGGAGCACACGATGTCACCCCCAACCGTTCCGTACTGCTCCAGCTGAAGAGCAGGATCAAACTGACCCAGGGAGGTCACAAGGTCCTCAAGATGAAGAGAGACGGTCTCATCATCGAGTTCTTCGAAATACTGGAGAAGGCAAGGCAGATGCGTGCTGGCGTGTCCTCGGACTACGAGAACGCGATGAAGACCATCACCATCGCCCGTGCGGTAGAGGGAGAGGTCGCCGTGAGATCCGCGGCATATGCCCTAAAGGCAGACCCGCAGGTGAATGTCACCAGCAAGAGCATCATGGGAATGGTCGTTCCCAAGGTGGAGGCTGACCACATCCACGTCGTCATGACGGAGAAGGGATACGGAGTCATCTCCACCTCGGCCTACATCGAGGCCGCCTCGATCGCCTTCGAGAAACTGCTCGAGACGATCGTCCGCGCCGCGGAGGTAGAGACCACCATGAAGAAGCTCCTGGATGAGATCGAGAAGACCAAGAGGCGTGTCAACGCCCTCGAGTTCAAGATCATCCCCGAGCTCAAGGAGTCTGAGAGGTTCATCAAATTCAGTCTCGAAGAGATGGAAAGAGAGAACACCACCAGGCTCAAGCACCTGAAGAAGGCATGA
- a CDS encoding RNA-binding protein has product MTSLTIECPVNPSEDSEKVSAAILSIFPDAELELQEGRFVGCASIDHFSKLIRKQRILDATRGVMIKNRRGDKTWVNLNKQVATVGKVSFADRNPVLGAIEVCIEDPDIEALIDRVAPVTVDGEEVRI; this is encoded by the coding sequence ATGACCTCCTTGACCATCGAGTGCCCGGTGAATCCCAGCGAGGATTCCGAGAAGGTTTCGGCCGCTATCCTGTCGATATTCCCCGACGCGGAGCTGGAGCTCCAGGAAGGGAGATTCGTGGGATGTGCCAGCATAGATCATTTCTCGAAGCTCATACGCAAGCAGAGGATACTTGACGCCACGAGAGGGGTCATGATCAAGAACAGGCGCGGGGACAAGACATGGGTCAACCTCAACAAGCAGGTGGCCACCGTCGGGAAGGTCTCCTTCGCCGACAGGAACCCGGTCCTGGGAGCCATAGAGGTCTGCATCGAGGACCCGGATATCGAAGCGCTCATCGACAGGGTCGCACCGGTCACCGTGGACGGGGAGGAGGTCAGGATATGA
- a CDS encoding A1A0 archaeal ATP synthase subunit A AhaA yields MSTEGVIYRVAGPVVTATGISPKMYDVVHVGNEQLMGEVIKIVGEYSIIQVYEDTDNVKPGEPVTNTGMPLSVELGPGLLTSVYDGIQRPLPVLREKMGDFIFRGVAAPGLDHAKKWEFNPTVNKGDEVSQGMVIGTVQEGPIEHKIMVPIGLKGKVDSIEKGQFTIDETVAVIDGKDVKMMQYWPVRNPRPVQEKYQPDIPLVTGLRVLDTMFPLAKGGAAAIPGAFGTGKTVTQQSLAKYSDAEIVVYIGCGERGNEMTEVLTEFPELVDPKTGESLMKRTVLIANTSNMPVAAREASVYTGMTIAEYFRDMGYNVALMADSTSRWAEAMREISSRLEEMPGEEGYPAYLAGRLSEFYERAARAKVLCGADGSVSVIGAVSPPGGDLSEPVTQNTLRIVRVFWALDTKLRERRHFPTINWLTSYTMYDRQLVDWFKANVAEDFPALKAWAMKTLQREAELQDVVQMVGSDSLPDEQKITLEVAKMIREIFLQQNAYHPVDCYCPLSRQYKMLTLIKKYSDLSEKALQAGAPVDKIAYLPVRTRFNQAKYEENVDDELAAVDADMDKQFMELGA; encoded by the coding sequence ATGAGCACTGAAGGTGTAATTTACAGGGTCGCCGGACCTGTCGTGACCGCCACAGGTATCTCGCCCAAGATGTACGACGTCGTACACGTTGGAAACGAGCAGCTGATGGGAGAGGTCATCAAAATCGTCGGCGAGTACTCCATCATCCAGGTTTATGAGGACACAGACAACGTCAAGCCGGGAGAGCCTGTCACGAACACAGGAATGCCCCTGTCCGTTGAGCTCGGTCCCGGACTTCTGACATCCGTTTACGACGGAATTCAGAGGCCTCTCCCCGTTCTGAGGGAGAAGATGGGAGACTTCATTTTCCGTGGAGTCGCCGCACCTGGATTGGATCACGCGAAGAAATGGGAGTTCAACCCCACGGTCAACAAGGGAGACGAGGTCTCCCAGGGAATGGTCATCGGTACCGTCCAGGAAGGACCTATCGAGCACAAGATCATGGTCCCCATCGGACTCAAGGGAAAGGTCGACTCCATCGAGAAGGGACAGTTCACCATCGACGAGACGGTCGCCGTCATCGACGGAAAGGACGTCAAGATGATGCAGTACTGGCCCGTCCGTAACCCCAGGCCCGTGCAGGAGAAATACCAGCCGGACATCCCCCTGGTCACCGGACTCCGTGTCCTGGACACGATGTTCCCCCTCGCAAAGGGAGGAGCAGCCGCAATCCCCGGAGCATTCGGAACCGGAAAGACCGTTACCCAGCAGTCGCTGGCCAAGTACTCCGATGCCGAGATCGTCGTCTACATCGGATGCGGAGAGCGCGGTAACGAGATGACCGAGGTTCTGACGGAGTTCCCCGAACTCGTCGACCCCAAGACGGGCGAGTCCCTGATGAAGAGGACCGTCCTGATCGCGAACACTTCCAACATGCCTGTCGCGGCTCGTGAGGCATCGGTTTACACCGGAATGACCATCGCCGAGTACTTCAGGGACATGGGATACAACGTCGCCCTGATGGCAGACTCCACCTCCAGGTGGGCAGAGGCCATGAGGGAGATCTCCTCAAGGTTGGAAGAGATGCCCGGAGAAGAGGGATACCCCGCATACCTTGCAGGACGTCTCTCCGAGTTCTACGAGCGTGCGGCACGTGCGAAGGTCCTGTGCGGTGCGGACGGATCCGTTTCCGTTATCGGAGCGGTCTCACCTCCCGGAGGAGACCTTTCGGAGCCTGTCACTCAGAACACCCTCCGTATCGTCCGTGTCTTCTGGGCACTGGACACCAAGCTCCGTGAGAGGAGGCACTTCCCCACAATCAACTGGCTGACATCGTACACCATGTACGACAGGCAGCTGGTCGATTGGTTCAAGGCCAACGTCGCAGAGGACTTCCCTGCGCTGAAGGCCTGGGCAATGAAGACCCTCCAGAGAGAGGCCGAACTTCAGGACGTCGTCCAGATGGTCGGATCCGACTCACTCCCGGACGAGCAGAAGATCACACTCGAGGTCGCCAAGATGATCCGTGAGATCTTCCTCCAGCAGAACGCGTACCACCCCGTCGACTGTTACTGCCCGCTCAGCAGGCAGTACAAGATGCTGACCCTGATCAAGAAGTACTCCGACCTCTCGGAGAAGGCTCTCCAGGCAGGCGCACCCGTCGACAAGATTGCATACCTCCCCGTCAGGACCAGGTTCAACCAGGCCAAGTACGAGGAGAACGTGGACGACGAGCTGGCAGCAGTAGACGCAGACATGGACAAGCAGTTCATGGAGCTCGGAGCGTGA
- a CDS encoding xylose isomerase-like TIM barrel domain-containing protein — MIGISCTAFSSDPPQEWLDRIVGNFDLWEIFSEADHSIVHNFKVFEDLLPSYDISYSVHAPICDINIASISESIRTASMKETVDTIKVANFLDIDRVTVHPGLSSMSVHGIEERYIECAKESMKVLDTMADEYGVSVAIENMPDMFFFLGRTAQELESIVEGTELGICFDIGHANTMCQIDEMISTFGNRITNIHIHDNNGKRDEHLTIGEGSIDFRKVLSKLSFYDQNYVIESKTFESAVDSQSELESLLS; from the coding sequence ATGATCGGGATTTCCTGCACTGCGTTCTCCTCCGACCCGCCGCAGGAATGGCTGGACAGGATCGTCGGCAACTTCGACCTCTGGGAGATCTTCTCCGAGGCGGATCACAGCATCGTTCACAACTTCAAGGTCTTCGAGGACCTGCTCCCCTCGTACGACATCAGCTATTCGGTCCACGCACCGATATGCGACATCAACATCGCATCCATCAGCGAATCCATCAGGACCGCGTCGATGAAGGAGACGGTCGACACCATCAAGGTCGCCAACTTCCTGGATATCGACAGGGTCACCGTCCATCCCGGACTGTCTTCCATGTCGGTCCACGGCATCGAGGAGAGGTACATCGAATGCGCCAAGGAATCCATGAAGGTCCTGGACACCATGGCCGACGAGTACGGCGTGTCCGTGGCGATCGAGAACATGCCCGACATGTTCTTCTTCCTCGGCCGCACGGCCCAGGAACTCGAGTCAATCGTCGAGGGCACCGAGCTCGGGATATGCTTCGACATAGGTCATGCGAACACTATGTGCCAGATAGACGAGATGATAAGCACTTTCGGCAACCGCATAACCAACATACACATCCACGACAACAACGGGAAGAGGGACGAGCACCTCACCATCGGCGAGGGCAGCATCGACTTCAGGAAGGTCCTCTCCAAGCTGTCGTTCTACGATCAGAACTATGTGATCGAGTCCAAGACATTCGAGTCCGCCGTGGATTCTCAGTCCGAGCTGGAATCGCTGCTGTCCTGA